A region from the Rhodothermus sp. genome encodes:
- a CDS encoding MqnA/MqnD/SBP family protein has protein sequence MVRLAIWDMLPAEFFISGWSAGTVRLPVALEIVRCSAPEALERLLSGDVDVALVPTLDVLLHNDEVDALPAVALSSWKHPYARIVLRQGFMQVGSLALDPRYAQEAFIAQVVLQEHYGQTPQPVAYEDATRDELLRSDEDACLLVGNDVPALQTGWLTLDLGQEWYELANYPMVWGLFAVRKGEGNPVLVKTLRRLARAAEAQREIWAQTREMTPELHAYFLENLRLRLDDLAMASLTEFREYLFYFQITDEVPDLPLYTIPEDEEDEEEDEDEIPLL, from the coding sequence ATGGTGCGACTGGCGATCTGGGATATGCTGCCGGCCGAGTTTTTTATTTCGGGGTGGTCGGCCGGTACGGTACGGCTGCCTGTAGCGCTTGAGATCGTGCGCTGTTCGGCTCCGGAAGCGCTCGAGCGGCTGCTGAGCGGCGACGTTGATGTGGCGCTGGTGCCTACGCTTGACGTATTGTTGCACAACGACGAAGTGGATGCGCTACCGGCTGTGGCGCTTTCTTCATGGAAGCATCCTTATGCTCGGATTGTGCTACGCCAGGGGTTTATGCAGGTAGGGTCACTGGCGCTGGATCCGCGTTATGCCCAGGAGGCTTTTATTGCACAGGTAGTGCTACAGGAGCATTATGGCCAGACGCCACAACCGGTGGCCTATGAAGACGCCACACGCGATGAACTGCTACGCAGCGACGAAGATGCCTGCCTGCTTGTCGGTAACGATGTGCCTGCGCTCCAGACCGGTTGGCTGACGCTTGATCTGGGCCAGGAGTGGTACGAACTGGCCAACTACCCGATGGTCTGGGGACTGTTTGCGGTGCGTAAAGGTGAAGGAAATCCAGTGCTGGTCAAAACGCTACGCCGTCTGGCACGAGCAGCCGAAGCGCAGCGGGAAATCTGGGCGCAGACCCGTGAGATGACGCCGGAGCTGCATGCCTACTTTCTGGAAAACCTGCGTCTGCGACTGGATGACCTGGCGATGGCCAGCCTGACCGAGTTCCGGGAATATCTGTTTTATTTCCAGATTACCGACGAAGTCCCGGATCTCCCCCTGTACACGATTCCGGAAGACGAAGAAGACGAAGAAGAGGACGAAGACGAAATACCCCTGCTCTGA
- the gcvT gene encoding glycine cleavage system aminomethyltransferase GcvT, with protein MAETTLKRTPLYDRHVALGARMMGFGGFEMPVQYSGILDEHLAVRRTAGLFDVSHMGEIFVRGPRAFEFVQHLITNDAGRLYDGRALYTVMCTPEGGVVDDLLVYRFDAETYLLVVNAANIDKDFAWMQAHNPMGAQLENRSDEIALLALQGPAAFTIAQHFVPDLRPDNPRYYHFRVMAPGAFLGCRWAVLSHTGYTGEPGLEIYCYADEAVRVWDALLEVGEAHGLKPAGLGARDTLRLEAGYCLYGHELDESTNPLEAGLGWVVKFDKGAFIGREALLRIKESGPARRLIGLVLEDRGIPRAGYPIVNLAGSPIGRVTSGTLSPVLQQGIALGYVPNQSEYTEPGRRLDIQIRRQLLPARVHKPPFVELHKK; from the coding sequence ATGGCCGAAACCACACTCAAACGCACACCGCTCTACGACCGACATGTGGCACTGGGCGCCCGCATGATGGGCTTTGGCGGCTTCGAAATGCCCGTCCAATACAGCGGCATCCTCGACGAACACCTGGCCGTTCGTCGGACAGCCGGTCTGTTCGACGTGTCCCACATGGGTGAAATCTTCGTGCGCGGTCCCCGGGCCTTCGAATTTGTGCAACACCTGATCACCAACGATGCTGGCCGCCTCTACGACGGCCGGGCCCTCTACACGGTCATGTGCACCCCCGAGGGAGGGGTCGTCGATGACCTGCTGGTCTATCGGTTCGACGCCGAGACTTACCTGCTGGTCGTCAATGCGGCCAACATTGACAAAGACTTTGCCTGGATGCAGGCCCACAATCCCATGGGCGCTCAACTGGAAAATCGTTCTGACGAAATTGCTCTGCTGGCCCTGCAGGGGCCTGCGGCCTTCACCATTGCCCAGCACTTTGTACCTGATCTGAGGCCGGACAACCCCCGCTACTATCACTTTCGGGTAATGGCACCTGGCGCGTTTCTGGGCTGTCGCTGGGCCGTTCTCTCGCATACCGGCTATACGGGCGAGCCCGGCCTGGAAATCTATTGCTACGCCGACGAGGCTGTCCGCGTATGGGACGCCTTGCTGGAGGTGGGCGAGGCCCATGGCCTAAAGCCAGCCGGGCTGGGGGCACGCGACACGCTCCGCCTGGAAGCTGGGTACTGTCTGTATGGCCATGAGCTCGACGAATCGACCAACCCCCTGGAAGCTGGACTGGGCTGGGTAGTCAAATTCGACAAGGGTGCGTTTATCGGCCGAGAAGCCCTGCTACGGATTAAAGAAAGCGGTCCGGCGCGCCGTTTGATCGGATTAGTCCTGGAAGATCGTGGCATTCCACGGGCCGGCTATCCAATTGTTAATCTCGCCGGCTCACCTATCGGCCGGGTCACCAGCGGCACTCTTTCCCCCGTGCTACAACAGGGTATTGCCCTGGGCTACGTGCCCAACCAGTCCGAGTACACGGAGCCCGGCCGCCGTCTTGATATACAGATCAGACGCCAGTTGCTACCGGCCCGCGTCCATAAACCACCATTCGTCGAGCTTCACAAAAAATGA
- the rplS gene encoding 50S ribosomal protein L19, with product MSDALIRLVEATQLREDIPEFGPGDTVNVHIRVVEGDKERIQQFKGVVIAIRGSGTRKTFTVRKVSNGVGVERIFPLHSPKIVKIEVLRRGHVRRAKLYYLRQRSGKAARIKEKRYVAPAEGQE from the coding sequence ATGTCGGACGCACTCATTCGCCTTGTCGAGGCTACGCAGCTTCGGGAGGACATCCCGGAATTCGGTCCGGGCGATACGGTCAACGTACATATCCGCGTGGTTGAGGGCGATAAAGAACGCATTCAACAGTTTAAGGGGGTGGTTATCGCAATTCGGGGCAGTGGTACCCGAAAGACGTTTACAGTGCGAAAGGTCTCCAATGGCGTAGGAGTGGAACGTATCTTTCCGCTACATTCGCCCAAGATCGTCAAGATTGAGGTGCTGCGCCGGGGACACGTACGCCGCGCCAAGCTCTATTACCTGCGTCAGCGGTCCGGAAAAGCAGCACGTATCAAGGAAAAACGCTATGTTGCACCTGCCGAAGGGCAGGAGTAA
- a CDS encoding DNA translocase FtsK 4TM domain-containing protein gives MATTTSRRRRKTRKRSETAAAPVISPVRRREILGLTLIVLGLLVILALVTYQPSDNALAQRFSLQAALDPGNNRAENALGLVGAALAYLLVARLFGYATVLLPGLLIAWGYVIFRDRRPRALPLLSGLLLLLVPLLAASFGWFSVVFETELHAWSGQLGLALAGWMSQVFGTVGTLGLLLLGLTSITLLLVDHDLQRSLDRLEHLLAAIRGRLRHRWHTWRQRHAQRRCERERSRAQRPQPSVPAPQPRPTSPTPAADAVPRHELLRDLQRDTPPATSAPPPPPLFQSAPDKADQPELIVRQRIEEERADRIERPAELPALVSLPPYNPPPIDLLDAPEAHERHIDYDELEANKRILLDKLATYNIEIISINAIVGPTVTLYELTPAPGVKISKITALEDDLAMALAAPGIRMIAPIPGKSAIGVEIPNRHRELVRLSDVIGTARFRDAQMELPIALGKTIEGEVFLQDLTRLPHLLIAGSTGSGKSVGLNALITGLLYACHPANLKFVMIDPKKIELQQYAAVVDHFLAMPEEAEEPIITDCAQALAVLKSCEKEMEWRYDLLSRAGVRSIKDYNRRLKAGDLSPEEGHRHLPYIVVIIDELADLMMTAGKDIEGPIARLAQMARAVGIHLVLATQRPSVDVITGLIKANFPARIAYQVATKVDSRTIIDQNGAEGLVGNGDMLFMLGSQLVRLQGPFVSIDEVERVTRFIAEQPGPGPYRLPSATEARNGDSVGEGNGEGYDELFEEAARIIVRSQQGSVSLLQRKLSIGYTRAARIVDQLETAGIVGPFEGSKARRVLVQSEAELEELLRTLRATS, from the coding sequence ATGGCCACCACAACTTCCAGGCGTCGTCGCAAAACGCGCAAGCGCAGCGAGACGGCAGCAGCGCCGGTTATCTCGCCGGTTCGCCGTCGGGAGATTCTGGGGCTGACGCTCATCGTATTGGGGCTCCTGGTCATCCTGGCACTGGTAACCTATCAACCGTCCGATAACGCACTGGCGCAGCGCTTCTCCCTTCAAGCAGCACTGGATCCGGGCAATAACCGGGCAGAAAATGCGCTGGGGCTGGTAGGCGCTGCGCTGGCTTACCTGCTGGTGGCACGCCTGTTTGGCTATGCTACCGTTCTTCTTCCGGGCCTGCTGATAGCCTGGGGGTATGTGATTTTTCGAGACCGTCGGCCACGTGCGCTCCCGTTGCTGAGTGGGCTGCTGTTGCTGCTTGTGCCGCTGCTGGCCGCGAGTTTTGGGTGGTTCAGCGTAGTCTTCGAAACCGAGCTGCACGCCTGGTCCGGACAGCTGGGGCTGGCCCTGGCCGGGTGGATGAGCCAGGTCTTCGGTACAGTCGGCACGCTGGGCTTGCTCCTGCTGGGGCTCACTTCGATCACGCTACTGCTGGTAGATCACGACCTGCAACGGTCCCTGGATCGCCTGGAACATCTACTGGCTGCCATCCGTGGGCGCCTACGACACCGATGGCACACCTGGCGGCAGCGACATGCGCAACGCCGCTGCGAACGGGAACGTAGTCGAGCCCAACGACCGCAACCCTCCGTCCCTGCCCCTCAGCCACGCCCGACTTCGCCAACACCGGCGGCCGATGCCGTCCCCCGGCACGAACTGCTGCGCGACCTGCAGCGCGACACTCCGCCAGCAACATCAGCACCTCCTCCGCCACCGCTCTTCCAATCTGCCCCCGACAAAGCAGACCAACCCGAGCTGATCGTCCGCCAGCGCATCGAAGAAGAGCGGGCCGACCGTATCGAGCGGCCTGCCGAGCTGCCAGCGCTTGTCTCCCTCCCCCCCTATAACCCACCGCCCATCGACCTGCTCGACGCACCGGAGGCCCATGAACGCCACATTGACTATGATGAGCTGGAAGCCAATAAACGCATCCTGCTCGACAAGCTGGCTACCTACAACATCGAAATCATCTCAATCAATGCCATCGTTGGTCCTACCGTCACCCTCTATGAGCTGACCCCCGCACCCGGAGTCAAAATCAGCAAGATTACCGCTCTGGAGGACGATCTGGCCATGGCGCTGGCCGCCCCGGGCATCCGCATGATTGCGCCGATTCCGGGCAAATCGGCTATTGGAGTAGAAATACCTAATCGGCATCGCGAGCTGGTACGTCTCAGCGATGTGATCGGGACGGCCCGTTTCCGCGACGCCCAGATGGAGCTGCCGATCGCGCTGGGGAAGACCATCGAAGGCGAAGTCTTTCTGCAGGATCTAACCCGTCTACCCCACCTGTTAATCGCCGGCTCAACGGGCTCCGGGAAGTCGGTAGGACTCAATGCCCTGATCACTGGTCTGCTCTATGCCTGTCATCCGGCCAACCTCAAATTTGTCATGATCGACCCCAAGAAGATTGAGCTTCAGCAATACGCTGCGGTGGTCGATCATTTCCTGGCCATGCCAGAAGAGGCGGAAGAGCCCATCATCACGGACTGTGCACAGGCACTGGCCGTGCTGAAAAGCTGTGAGAAAGAAATGGAATGGCGCTACGACCTGCTTTCCAGAGCAGGAGTGCGTAGCATCAAAGATTACAACCGTCGCTTGAAAGCAGGTGACCTCTCACCAGAGGAAGGACATCGCCACCTGCCCTACATCGTGGTGATCATCGACGAGCTGGCCGATCTGATGATGACGGCCGGCAAAGACATTGAAGGCCCCATTGCGCGCCTGGCCCAGATGGCACGCGCTGTAGGTATCCACCTTGTGCTGGCCACGCAGCGTCCTTCGGTGGACGTGATTACCGGACTGATCAAGGCCAACTTTCCGGCCCGGATCGCCTACCAGGTAGCTACCAAGGTGGACTCTCGCACCATCATCGACCAGAATGGTGCCGAAGGGCTGGTAGGCAACGGCGATATGCTCTTCATGCTGGGGAGCCAGCTGGTGCGCCTGCAGGGGCCCTTCGTCTCGATCGACGAGGTAGAACGCGTTACGCGCTTCATTGCCGAACAGCCAGGACCCGGGCCTTATCGCTTGCCGAGCGCTACCGAAGCACGCAATGGAGACTCCGTGGGTGAGGGCAACGGAGAGGGCTACGATGAACTCTTTGAAGAGGCGGCCCGCATCATCGTCCGCAGCCAGCAAGGATCGGTCTCCCTCCTGCAGCGCAAGCTATCGATCGGCTATACCCGAGCCGCTCGCATTGTGGATCAGCTCGAAACGGCCGGCATCGTCGGACCGTTCGAGGGATCTAAAGCGCGCCGCGTGCTGGTGCAGAGCGAAGCGGAACTCGAAGAACTGCTACGCACGCTTCGTGCCACTTCATAA
- the smpB gene encoding SsrA-binding protein SmpB, whose protein sequence is MSDHIKIVATNRKARHEYHIEDTLEAGLVLKGTEVKSLREGRVNLQDAYCTVEKGEMYLLNCHISPYRNTGAHDNHDPLRPRKLLMHKREIERWGQAAQRKGYTIVPLKIYFKNGRAKVEIGLARGKKLYDRRADIAEREARRRLERILKGRRR, encoded by the coding sequence ATGTCGGACCACATTAAGATCGTGGCTACCAATCGAAAAGCACGCCACGAATACCACATTGAAGATACGCTTGAGGCCGGGCTGGTGCTGAAAGGGACGGAGGTCAAGTCGCTCCGAGAGGGGCGGGTCAACCTGCAGGATGCTTACTGTACTGTTGAAAAGGGCGAGATGTACTTGCTAAACTGCCATATCTCGCCCTATCGAAATACCGGTGCCCACGATAATCATGATCCGCTTCGGCCGCGTAAGCTGCTTATGCATAAACGAGAAATCGAGCGCTGGGGACAGGCCGCGCAGCGAAAGGGCTACACGATTGTTCCATTGAAGATTTACTTCAAAAACGGCCGGGCCAAGGTGGAAATTGGACTGGCGCGCGGAAAGAAACTGTATGACCGACGTGCCGATATTGCCGAGCGAGAGGCTCGGCGCCGTCTGGAGCGAATTCTTAAAGGTCGTCGACGCTAA
- the trmD gene encoding tRNA (guanosine(37)-N1)-methyltransferase TrmD has translation MRIDIVTAFPDMVRGPLAYSIMRRARARGLVDIRVHDLRDYTTDRHRQIDDYPYGGGGGMVLKPEPIFRCIEAIQEEAAREGRQLDEIIYLTPDGRVFNQELANQLSLCQHLVLLAGHYKGVDQRVRDALVTMELSIGDYVLSGGELPALVVVDAIVRLIPGVLGDAESALTDSFQDGLLDAPVYTRPAVFRGMAVPEVLRSGDHQRIAAWREAQRLLKTRQRRPDLLKAMESSATRDE, from the coding sequence GTGCGCATTGACATTGTGACGGCCTTCCCGGACATGGTCCGGGGTCCGCTGGCTTATAGCATTATGCGACGGGCGCGTGCGCGCGGTCTGGTTGATATCCGCGTGCACGACCTGCGTGACTATACCACGGACCGGCATCGACAGATAGATGACTATCCCTACGGCGGGGGTGGGGGCATGGTGCTCAAGCCGGAGCCCATCTTCCGCTGCATTGAGGCGATCCAGGAGGAGGCAGCCCGCGAAGGACGCCAGCTGGACGAGATCATCTATCTGACGCCGGATGGCCGGGTGTTCAACCAGGAGCTGGCCAACCAGCTTTCGCTCTGCCAGCACCTGGTCCTGCTGGCCGGACACTATAAAGGGGTAGATCAGCGGGTGCGGGATGCACTGGTGACGATGGAGCTGTCCATTGGCGACTACGTGCTCAGCGGCGGCGAGCTGCCGGCTCTGGTCGTGGTCGATGCAATCGTGCGCCTGATTCCGGGCGTGCTGGGCGATGCCGAATCGGCGCTTACCGATTCGTTTCAGGACGGATTGCTTGATGCCCCTGTTTACACGCGGCCGGCCGTCTTTCGCGGCATGGCCGTACCCGAAGTGCTCCGCTCAGGTGATCATCAGCGGATTGCCGCCTGGCGTGAAGCACAGCGCCTGCTGAAGACGCGCCAGCGTCGCCCGGATCTACTGAAAGCGATGGAATCGTCAGCAACGCGTGACGAATAA
- the purE gene encoding 5-(carboxyamino)imidazole ribonucleotide mutase, with protein sequence MPASAQPLVGIAMGSESDLPVMEEAAHVLEAFEVPYEIRVLSAHRTPHRMLEYARTAHSRGLKVIIAGAGGAAHLPGMIASATPLPVIGVPVPTRHLQGLDSLLSIVQMPGGVPVATVAIGQARNAGLLAVQILAAGDPALLDRVIAYKQTLIEKVEQMDARVQERFAPDL encoded by the coding sequence ATGCCTGCTTCCGCTCAGCCGCTGGTGGGCATTGCCATGGGCAGCGAATCGGATCTGCCCGTGATGGAAGAAGCGGCCCACGTACTTGAAGCCTTCGAGGTGCCCTACGAGATCCGGGTACTTTCGGCCCACCGCACACCGCACCGCATGCTGGAATACGCTCGCACAGCGCATTCGCGTGGCCTGAAAGTGATCATCGCCGGAGCCGGCGGCGCTGCCCATCTGCCCGGTATGATCGCTTCGGCTACGCCCCTGCCCGTCATCGGTGTACCCGTCCCCACACGCCATCTGCAGGGACTCGACTCGCTCCTGTCCATCGTTCAAATGCCTGGTGGTGTGCCCGTAGCCACCGTAGCTATCGGCCAGGCCCGCAATGCTGGCCTCCTGGCCGTGCAGATCCTCGCAGCTGGCGATCCGGCACTGCTCGACCGCGTCATCGCCTATAAGCAAACGCTCATTGAGAAAGTCGAACAAATGGACGCGCGCGTGCAGGAACGCTTCGCACCAGACCTCTGA
- the tyrS gene encoding tyrosine--tRNA ligase, which translates to MPSFPPVEEQLRQIRRGAVEIIPEEALVQKLERSYRTGTPLVVKLGCDPSRPDLHLGHAVVLRKLRQFQDLGHQAVLIIGDFTAMIGDPTGRSRTRPALTLEETRANGRTYFEQASRILDPARTIIRYNSEWLGKMTFRDVIELAARYTVARMLERDDFEKRYRTGEPIGIHEFLYPLAQAMDSVEIRADVELGGTDQRFNLLVGRDIQQAYGQEPQVCLLMPILEGTDGVEKMSKSLGNYIGITEPPEEIYGKVLSIPDQLIYRYFELATDIPTEALPAKKEFAERDPRNAKHELAWTIVRMYHGEEAANRARAHFERTIIRKEVPEDLEPFRPTPDEGTRIALVNLMVQAGLAASKSEARRLVRQNAVSIDGERVSDEHLVIDLARRAPFVLRVGKRRFARIVWDEAQQLA; encoded by the coding sequence ATGCCGTCGTTCCCTCCTGTCGAAGAACAGCTCCGACAGATTCGTCGGGGAGCCGTTGAAATCATTCCCGAAGAGGCGCTCGTCCAGAAATTGGAGCGCTCCTATCGTACAGGTACGCCCCTGGTGGTCAAGCTGGGCTGTGATCCCAGCCGGCCAGATCTGCACCTGGGCCATGCCGTGGTACTGCGTAAGTTACGGCAATTTCAAGATCTGGGCCACCAGGCCGTGCTGATTATTGGCGACTTTACGGCCATGATTGGCGATCCAACGGGCCGCTCCAGGACGCGTCCAGCACTTACGCTCGAAGAAACCCGTGCCAATGGCCGCACCTACTTTGAGCAGGCTTCCCGCATCCTCGATCCAGCGCGTACCATCATTCGCTACAATTCGGAGTGGCTCGGCAAAATGACCTTTCGGGATGTGATCGAGCTGGCGGCCAGATATACGGTAGCACGTATGCTGGAACGTGACGACTTTGAGAAACGCTACCGGACAGGGGAGCCCATTGGTATTCATGAATTCCTGTATCCGCTGGCCCAGGCGATGGACTCTGTCGAGATTCGGGCCGATGTCGAGCTGGGGGGAACCGACCAGCGCTTTAACCTGCTTGTGGGGCGGGATATTCAACAGGCTTACGGTCAGGAACCCCAGGTGTGCCTGCTGATGCCAATTCTGGAGGGGACCGATGGCGTCGAAAAGATGTCAAAGTCGTTGGGCAACTATATCGGGATCACTGAACCGCCCGAAGAGATATACGGTAAGGTCCTGTCGATCCCAGATCAGCTCATCTATCGCTACTTTGAGCTGGCTACCGATATTCCTACAGAGGCGTTGCCGGCCAAAAAGGAGTTTGCTGAGCGTGACCCGCGCAATGCCAAGCATGAGCTGGCCTGGACGATTGTGCGCATGTACCATGGGGAGGAGGCGGCCAACCGTGCGCGCGCGCATTTTGAGCGTACGATCATTCGGAAGGAGGTGCCGGAAGATCTGGAGCCGTTCCGACCGACGCCGGACGAAGGAACGCGCATCGCACTGGTTAACCTGATGGTGCAGGCAGGACTGGCCGCTTCCAAGAGCGAAGCACGTCGCCTGGTGCGGCAAAACGCCGTGTCGATCGATGGCGAACGCGTCTCCGATGAGCATCTGGTGATCGATCTGGCCCGACGCGCGCCTTTTGTGTTGCGGGTGGGCAAGCGGCGCTTTGCCCGCATCGTGTGGGACGAAGCACAGCAGCTGGCCTGA
- a CDS encoding 5-(carboxyamino)imidazole ribonucleotide synthase, with translation MQQTVPVIGILGGGQLGRMTAMAALRMGLQVRFLVPKPAEAAEGLGEVIVGDWHDPDVLRRFAEGCTVVTVESEWAPADLLEPILPEGTALWPRARTVQIIRDKGQQKRMLAKAGLPLPAFACCATLEEAQAAARRFGYPVVLKRYRGSYDGYGNFTAPTPEALRAGWNQLAQEDGLLVEAWVPFVRELAVLVARSPGGEEVLYPVVYTRQQDHRCYLVQAPAAIDPAVADEARRIARAAVEAVDGIGITAVELFELADGRILINELAPRPHNTGHYTIEGCYTSQFENHVRAVLNWPLGSPELREPVAVMVNILGRRSSDRPNLRGLPEALRMPGVAVHLYGKTQVRPGRKMGHVTATGSDAEDVRRRAEVAADLIARYL, from the coding sequence TTGCAGCAAACGGTTCCGGTTATTGGCATTCTGGGCGGTGGTCAGCTCGGCCGCATGACCGCGATGGCGGCGCTTCGGATGGGGCTTCAGGTTCGGTTTCTGGTTCCGAAGCCGGCCGAGGCGGCCGAAGGCCTGGGCGAGGTGATCGTAGGCGACTGGCACGACCCCGACGTGCTACGCCGCTTTGCCGAAGGCTGTACGGTGGTGACCGTCGAAAGCGAATGGGCGCCGGCCGACCTTCTGGAACCGATTCTCCCTGAGGGAACGGCCCTCTGGCCTCGGGCCCGGACTGTGCAGATCATCCGAGATAAAGGCCAGCAGAAGCGAATGCTGGCCAAGGCCGGTCTGCCGCTTCCAGCGTTCGCCTGTTGCGCTACGCTGGAAGAGGCTCAGGCAGCCGCCAGGCGCTTCGGGTACCCTGTGGTGCTCAAACGTTACCGAGGGTCGTATGACGGCTACGGCAACTTTACCGCACCTACTCCCGAGGCTCTCCGCGCTGGATGGAACCAGCTGGCTCAGGAAGACGGGCTGCTCGTCGAGGCCTGGGTGCCGTTTGTGCGGGAGCTGGCGGTGCTGGTCGCGCGGAGCCCCGGTGGTGAAGAGGTTCTCTATCCCGTGGTGTATACCAGACAGCAGGACCATCGCTGCTACCTGGTGCAGGCGCCGGCGGCGATTGACCCGGCTGTGGCCGACGAAGCCCGCCGCATAGCTCGTGCCGCTGTCGAAGCGGTCGATGGCATCGGCATCACGGCCGTGGAACTGTTTGAGCTGGCCGACGGACGCATTCTGATCAACGAGCTGGCCCCACGTCCCCATAACACGGGCCACTATACGATCGAAGGCTGCTACACCTCCCAGTTCGAAAACCACGTGCGGGCCGTGCTCAACTGGCCGCTGGGATCTCCCGAGCTACGCGAGCCGGTGGCTGTCATGGTCAACATCCTGGGACGACGGAGCAGCGACCGCCCGAACCTGCGCGGTCTCCCCGAAGCCCTCCGCATGCCCGGCGTGGCCGTACACCTGTACGGAAAAACGCAGGTGCGGCCCGGACGTAAAATGGGCCACGTTACCGCCACTGGCTCCGACGCAGAAGACGTGCGTCGTCGGGCCGAAGTGGCCGCGGACCTGATTGCACGCTATCTTTAA
- a CDS encoding 2-phosphosulfolactate phosphatase — MNVEVFLTGYQINEEDIEGRTVVVIDVLRASSTIITALANGARAVIPVADMDQAGKIAMNLDPSTYLLGGERDGDRIDGYHLGNSPLEYTPDVVAGKTIILNTTNGTRTIWNVRNAPHLVIGGFLNAARVVQFIQEVGLDVTLICAGRNNRVALDDTLCAGLLLYRLWKGQEPAYVSDAAHIALTQYLHDRDRLADALRHSNHARWLIEKGYGADVEYCLQLDTLPVLPYYRENRLVLYKQRQPSESAE, encoded by the coding sequence ATGAACGTAGAGGTTTTTCTGACAGGTTATCAGATCAACGAAGAGGACATTGAGGGCCGAACTGTCGTGGTGATCGACGTACTGCGGGCTTCGTCGACCATTATCACGGCGTTGGCCAACGGTGCACGGGCTGTCATTCCGGTGGCCGATATGGACCAGGCCGGAAAAATTGCCATGAACCTCGATCCGAGCACCTACCTGCTGGGCGGCGAACGCGATGGTGATCGCATCGACGGCTACCATCTGGGCAATTCGCCCCTGGAATACACTCCGGATGTGGTGGCAGGCAAAACGATCATCCTGAACACCACCAACGGCACGCGGACGATCTGGAATGTGCGTAATGCGCCACATCTGGTGATCGGCGGCTTTCTCAACGCAGCGCGCGTTGTGCAATTCATCCAGGAAGTGGGCCTTGATGTTACACTTATCTGCGCCGGACGTAACAACCGGGTAGCCCTCGACGATACGCTCTGTGCTGGCCTGCTGCTCTATCGCCTCTGGAAGGGCCAGGAACCCGCATACGTAAGCGACGCTGCCCATATCGCCCTGACGCAGTATTTGCACGACCGTGATCGGCTGGCCGATGCATTGCGCCATAGTAATCATGCGCGCTGGCTCATCGAAAAAGGCTACGGGGCCGATGTAGAGTACTGCCTGCAGCTCGATACCCTGCCCGTGCTCCCTTATTACCGGGAAAATCGCCTGGTCCTGTACAAACAGCGTCAGCCTTCTGAATCCGCCGAATAA